The Lentzea guizhouensis genome contains a region encoding:
- a CDS encoding YciI family protein has protein sequence MLVSYGGAQEDWEGLAAWTDEDMHRMVGYMRDLDAELRATGELLQSEGLSGPARAFVVRGGENGVPSVVDGPFAESKEVIAGYWVVDVDSRERLLEICQKASACPGPGGKILNQPIEVHPVMGAPDEDQETLAPYR, from the coding sequence ATGCTGGTCAGCTACGGCGGCGCCCAGGAGGACTGGGAGGGGCTCGCCGCGTGGACCGACGAGGACATGCACCGCATGGTCGGCTACATGCGCGACCTCGACGCGGAGCTGCGCGCGACCGGTGAGCTGCTGCAGTCCGAGGGGCTCAGCGGTCCGGCGCGGGCGTTCGTGGTGCGCGGCGGCGAGAACGGTGTGCCGAGCGTGGTCGACGGGCCGTTCGCGGAGTCCAAGGAGGTCATCGCCGGGTACTGGGTAGTCGACGTCGACAGCCGCGAGCGGCTGCTGGAGATCTGCCAGAAGGCGTCGGCGTGTCCCGGTCCTGGCGGGAAGATCCTCAACCAGCCGATCGAGGTGCACCCGGTCATGGGCGCGCCCGACGAGGACCAGGAGACCCTGGCGCCGTACAGGTAG
- a CDS encoding VOC family protein — MDWTLEVVVVPVSDLDRAKHFYAEQLGFVVDHDTAFGEDTRIIQLTPPGSGCSVVIGKGIVKGEPGSVKGVQLVVSDLEKARAQLVERGVEVGEIVRMNEQDGGSFVFFDDPDGNSWAVQEIKARATGGEWK; from the coding sequence ATGGACTGGACCCTGGAAGTCGTCGTCGTGCCGGTGTCGGATCTGGACCGGGCGAAGCACTTCTACGCCGAGCAGCTCGGGTTCGTCGTCGACCACGACACGGCGTTCGGCGAGGACACGCGGATCATCCAGCTCACGCCACCCGGTTCCGGGTGCTCGGTGGTGATCGGCAAGGGGATCGTCAAGGGCGAGCCGGGCTCGGTGAAGGGCGTGCAGCTCGTCGTGTCCGACCTGGAGAAGGCCCGCGCGCAGCTCGTCGAGCGCGGTGTCGAGGTCGGCGAGATCGTGCGGATGAACGAGCAGGACGGAGGGTCGTTCGTGTTCTTCGACGACCCGGACGGCAACAGCTGGGCCGTGCAGGAGATCAAGGCCCGCGCGACCGGTGGGGAGTGGAAGTGA
- a CDS encoding TIGR03086 family metal-binding protein, which yields MIAERYNARADAFEAKVANVEPEQWDDPSPCAEWTVRGVVDHVIDMHGVMVGRPIPRTGDPLADFREARRQVQAALDDPASATTEVPTPAGPMTVIDHIDQVLSDDMVLHGWDLARATGQDETIPDSDVRRLWDIATSLPAEIIEKARTPGGFGPGIEVYGPEVQVPDGASLQDRLLGYVGRDPMSKNL from the coding sequence ATGATCGCGGAGAGGTACAACGCCAGAGCCGACGCGTTCGAGGCGAAGGTCGCGAACGTCGAACCCGAACAGTGGGACGACCCGTCGCCCTGTGCGGAGTGGACGGTCCGGGGCGTGGTCGACCACGTCATCGACATGCACGGTGTGATGGTCGGCCGTCCCATCCCCCGCACCGGTGACCCGCTGGCGGACTTCCGGGAGGCACGCCGGCAGGTGCAGGCCGCGCTCGACGACCCCGCCTCCGCCACGACCGAGGTGCCCACACCTGCCGGTCCGATGACCGTGATCGACCACATCGACCAGGTCCTCAGCGACGACATGGTGCTGCACGGCTGGGACCTCGCGCGGGCGACCGGGCAGGACGAGACCATCCCCGACAGCGACGTCCGGCGCCTGTGGGACATCGCCACCTCCCTGCCCGCCGAGATCATCGAGAAGGCGCGCACACCCGGAGGTTTCGGTCCCGGGATCGAGGTCTACGGGCCGGAGGTGCAGGTCCCGGACGGCGCGTCGTTGCAGGACCGGCTGCTCGGGTATGTGGGCCGGGACCCCATGTCGAAAAATCTCTGA
- a CDS encoding RraA family protein, producing MDLAELDLTTAHLADACIRTGVPVRTATLTPVIPGTRVAGRVLPARHAGSVDVFLEAIERSAPGDVLVVDNDGRTDEACVGDMVVLEAHAAQLGGVVIWGLHRDTADIRAIGVPVFSLGANPTGPLSLRDRAPEALSTAQVGQWTVTSDDVVFGDDDGVLFVPADQVDTLLAKAAGIRDVERAQAERVRQGESLRSQLRFDEYLASGLTFREHLRKIGGAVEE from the coding sequence ATGGATCTCGCCGAACTCGATCTCACCACCGCGCACCTGGCCGACGCCTGCATCCGCACGGGCGTTCCGGTCCGCACGGCCACCCTCACGCCGGTCATCCCCGGCACGAGGGTGGCCGGCCGCGTCCTGCCCGCCCGCCACGCCGGCAGCGTCGACGTCTTCCTCGAGGCCATCGAGCGCAGCGCCCCCGGTGACGTGCTCGTCGTCGACAACGACGGCCGCACCGACGAGGCCTGTGTCGGCGACATGGTCGTGCTGGAGGCCCATGCCGCTCAGCTGGGAGGCGTGGTCATCTGGGGCCTGCACCGCGACACCGCCGACATCCGCGCGATCGGGGTGCCGGTGTTCAGCCTCGGCGCCAACCCGACGGGCCCGCTGAGCCTGCGCGACCGGGCGCCGGAGGCGTTGTCGACCGCGCAGGTCGGCCAGTGGACGGTTACCAGCGACGACGTGGTGTTCGGTGACGACGACGGCGTGCTGTTCGTACCCGCCGACCAGGTCGACACCCTGCTGGCCAAGGCGGCGGGCATCCGCGACGTCGAACGGGCGCAGGCCGAGCGGGTGCGGCAGGGCGAGTCCCTGCGCAGCCAGCTCCGGTTCGACGAATACCTGGCGAGCGGCCTCACCTTCCGCGAGCATCTGCGCAAGATCGGCGGCGCAGTCGAGGAGTGA
- a CDS encoding MFS transporter, whose amino-acid sequence MNALKAARVATFTYFALNGFLLGMWIVHIPTVEQRVGIDHAELGRLLLVLGLGAFIGMRVGGWLTDRFGARTVTPLAGVVCSAAVVLPGLATSELALAAALLAFGFGNGVLDMAMNGHAVVVEREYARPVMSAFHATWSLGGVAAALVGARTLSWDLSPATTLGVVAVVGVVVSLATAPALSHGATTIPHEDDDRPKSKKKVPARIWVMAGLAFMVMLSEGVANDWSVLHLQDVLDAEPQIAALAYGAFATTMTIGRLLADRVTAKIGPMAVLRWGAVIAAAGLTVAALSPWVGLAIAGWAVAGAGLSGTVPQLFSAAGHTDPSSAAVNMSRVAGLGYIGVLAGPAVIGWLTHLMPLNVAFLLPVVFCVVTAFAAGVLKPATAQAERTADPVH is encoded by the coding sequence GTGAACGCTCTCAAGGCCGCGCGGGTGGCCACCTTCACGTACTTCGCCCTCAACGGCTTCCTGCTCGGGATGTGGATCGTGCACATCCCCACGGTCGAGCAGCGCGTCGGCATCGACCACGCGGAGCTCGGCCGGTTGCTGCTCGTGCTGGGCTTGGGCGCGTTCATCGGCATGCGGGTCGGCGGCTGGCTCACCGACCGGTTCGGCGCAAGGACCGTCACGCCGCTCGCAGGTGTGGTGTGCAGCGCGGCGGTGGTGTTGCCGGGGCTCGCGACCAGCGAGTTGGCGCTCGCGGCGGCGTTGCTGGCGTTCGGGTTCGGCAACGGTGTGCTGGACATGGCGATGAACGGGCACGCGGTCGTCGTCGAACGCGAGTACGCGCGTCCGGTCATGTCCGCCTTCCACGCCACCTGGTCGCTGGGTGGTGTCGCGGCCGCGCTGGTCGGCGCGCGCACGCTGAGCTGGGACCTCTCCCCCGCCACGACGCTCGGCGTGGTCGCCGTCGTCGGTGTGGTCGTCAGCCTCGCGACGGCACCGGCGTTGTCGCACGGCGCCACGACCATCCCGCACGAGGACGACGACCGGCCCAAGAGCAAGAAGAAGGTGCCCGCCCGGATCTGGGTGATGGCCGGGCTGGCGTTCATGGTGATGCTCAGCGAGGGCGTCGCCAACGACTGGAGCGTGCTGCACCTGCAGGACGTGCTCGACGCGGAACCGCAGATCGCCGCGCTCGCCTACGGTGCGTTCGCCACCACGATGACCATCGGGCGGCTGCTCGCCGACCGTGTCACCGCGAAGATCGGGCCGATGGCGGTGCTGCGCTGGGGTGCGGTGATCGCGGCCGCCGGGCTGACGGTCGCGGCGCTCTCGCCGTGGGTCGGGCTCGCGATCGCGGGCTGGGCGGTGGCCGGTGCCGGGTTGTCGGGCACGGTGCCGCAGCTGTTCAGCGCGGCCGGGCACACCGACCCGAGCTCGGCGGCGGTCAACATGTCACGGGTGGCGGGCCTCGGTTACATCGGCGTGCTGGCCGGACCGGCGGTGATCGGCTGGCTCACCCACCTGATGCCGCTCAACGTCGCGTTCCTGCTGCCGGTGGTGTTCTGCGTGGTCACGGCGTTCGCGGCGGGCGTGCTCAAGCCGGCCACCGCGCAGGCCGAACGCACCGCGGACCCCGTCCACTGA
- a CDS encoding DeoR/GlpR family DNA-binding transcription regulator has protein sequence MSRLRQISEAVRDAGSLGVAELAALTGASEMTIRRDLEVLAAQGVLERYRGGARSLLLRGSEPPYALRLEEALDAKRRIAEVVAGLLADGESVVLDSGTTCVEVAHVLHARRLTVMPLSLHAVNALVGAPSLTLLIPGGTPRTGELALTGPLTLQSLQSLRFDTAVIGCCGLSASDGLTAFDLDDAAVKRAAIASARRVIAVADASKLTRTALAFVAPASSLDAVVTDAEGDDGLTAAGVTVVTA, from the coding sequence GTGTCCCGACTGAGGCAGATCTCCGAGGCCGTGCGCGACGCCGGCTCCCTCGGTGTGGCGGAGCTCGCGGCGCTCACCGGCGCGTCCGAGATGACGATCCGCCGCGACCTGGAGGTGCTGGCCGCCCAGGGTGTGCTGGAGCGCTATCGGGGCGGTGCGCGCAGTCTGCTGCTGCGTGGCTCCGAACCGCCGTACGCACTGCGTTTGGAGGAGGCTCTGGACGCCAAGCGCCGGATCGCTGAGGTTGTCGCTGGTCTGCTCGCTGACGGTGAGTCTGTAGTTCTGGACAGCGGTACCACGTGTGTGGAGGTTGCCCACGTGCTGCATGCACGCCGTCTGACCGTGATGCCGTTGTCGTTGCACGCGGTCAACGCTCTGGTGGGCGCGCCGTCGCTGACGTTGCTGATCCCCGGCGGCACCCCACGTACGGGCGAACTGGCTCTGACGGGTCCCCTGACGTTGCAGTCGTTGCAGTCACTGCGCTTCGACACCGCCGTCATCGGGTGTTGCGGGCTGTCGGCATCGGACGGCCTGACCGCGTTCGACCTCGACGACGCCGCGGTGAAACGAGCCGCGATCGCGTCGGCCCGCCGGGTGATCGCGGTGGCGGACGCCTCGAAGTTGACGCGCACAGCACTGGCTTTCGTCGCACCGGCGTCCTCTTTGGACGCGGTGGTGACCGATGCGGAGGGGGACGACGGGTTGACCGCGGCGGGCGTGACGGTGGTGACGGCGTGA
- a CDS encoding HAD family hydrolase: MIVLFDMFGVIARDQSRAVMDTMSTDPAFWDAYWSHRPAYDRGDVTAAEYWRLVGWPPMVEQDVASWTEVDDEMVALLGSLHSAGRRLALLSNIPEDHARNFERLYPWLDLFEVRAFSCRIGHAKPSAEAFEWCRERLGDGEVLFVDDRVENVRAAEQAGMRGHHFTGIEGLRAVL; this comes from the coding sequence GTGATCGTGCTGTTCGACATGTTCGGGGTGATCGCCCGCGACCAGTCGCGCGCGGTGATGGACACGATGAGCACCGACCCGGCCTTCTGGGACGCCTACTGGTCCCACCGCCCGGCCTACGACCGCGGCGACGTGACCGCCGCCGAGTACTGGCGCCTCGTGGGGTGGCCGCCGATGGTCGAGCAGGACGTGGCGAGCTGGACCGAGGTGGACGACGAGATGGTGGCCCTGCTCGGGTCGTTGCACTCGGCCGGGCGCCGCCTCGCGTTGCTGTCCAACATTCCCGAGGACCACGCACGCAACTTCGAGCGGTTGTACCCGTGGCTGGACCTGTTCGAGGTGCGGGCGTTCTCCTGCCGGATCGGGCACGCGAAGCCGTCGGCGGAGGCGTTCGAGTGGTGCCGGGAACGGCTCGGGGACGGGGAGGTCCTGTTCGTGGACGACCGGGTGGAGAACGTGCGGGCGGCGGAGCAGGCCGGGATGCGCGGGCACCACTTCACGGGCATCGAGGGGTTGCGGGCGGTTCTCTAG
- a CDS encoding carboxylesterase/lipase family protein yields MRRGTLLVAALLLAACGEGETVTSDVVTTDTGQVRGQARDGYALFQGIPYAARPQRWKAPVPAQPWSGVREATAPGSPCPQVGSSYAQTKSTDEDCLFVNVTTPATTGAKPVLVWVHGDGAIGAGHYFDAERLARQGDVVVVTFNYRMGVFGGFGLPGLEGSGEYGLMDQRAALEWVQRNIRAFGGDPGNVTLFGVSFGATAVGAHLIGQRPLFHKAIMHSAFTLADVPRGAWYPGMEALPSLAWRSVPEIQQIGAMVMGELGCADVECLRQLPVEKLLEYPQVMNLFQPVGYGGSLLPRLPAESLEAGEFAPVPVLAGATRDEHNSFVGLFRPEPMDAAHYAQLVGEAFPERPAEVLREYPAARYASPKQAWAALLTDRVWARATFRQHELYAKKAPVYAFEFADRGAATDPEFPAELHGANHSSDIDYLFPDADFAKDRGLSDHMIKAWTDFARTGTPGWPAFAEGRYVQSLAPGAIGRVDYATEHRLAFWN; encoded by the coding sequence ATGCGTCGGGGGACCTTGCTGGTCGCCGCACTGCTGCTCGCAGCGTGCGGGGAGGGGGAAACGGTGACATCGGACGTGGTCACGACCGACACCGGGCAGGTCAGGGGGCAGGCACGCGACGGGTACGCGCTCTTCCAGGGCATCCCGTACGCGGCCAGGCCGCAACGCTGGAAGGCGCCGGTGCCGGCGCAGCCGTGGAGCGGCGTCCGCGAGGCCACGGCACCGGGCAGTCCGTGCCCGCAGGTCGGGTCGAGCTACGCCCAGACGAAGAGCACTGACGAGGACTGCCTGTTCGTCAACGTCACCACCCCGGCCACGACCGGCGCGAAGCCGGTGCTGGTGTGGGTGCACGGTGACGGCGCGATCGGTGCCGGGCACTACTTCGACGCCGAACGCCTGGCGCGGCAGGGCGACGTCGTGGTGGTGACGTTCAACTACCGGATGGGGGTGTTCGGCGGGTTCGGCCTGCCGGGCCTGGAGGGGTCCGGCGAGTACGGGCTGATGGACCAGCGGGCGGCGCTGGAGTGGGTGCAGCGCAACATCCGCGCGTTCGGCGGCGATCCGGGCAACGTCACGCTGTTCGGGGTGTCGTTCGGCGCCACGGCCGTCGGCGCGCACCTGATCGGGCAGCGGCCGCTGTTCCACAAGGCGATCATGCACAGCGCCTTCACGCTCGCCGACGTGCCGCGCGGCGCCTGGTACCCCGGCATGGAGGCGTTGCCGTCGCTGGCGTGGCGGTCCGTGCCGGAGATCCAGCAGATCGGCGCGATGGTCATGGGTGAGCTCGGCTGCGCGGACGTCGAGTGCCTGCGGCAGCTGCCGGTCGAGAAGCTGCTGGAGTACCCGCAGGTGATGAACCTCTTCCAGCCGGTCGGGTACGGCGGCTCGCTGCTGCCCCGGTTGCCGGCGGAGTCGTTGGAGGCAGGGGAGTTCGCTCCGGTGCCGGTCCTCGCCGGTGCCACGCGCGACGAGCACAACAGCTTCGTCGGGCTCTTCCGGCCGGAACCGATGGACGCTGCGCACTACGCGCAGCTGGTGGGTGAGGCGTTCCCGGAGCGGCCGGCCGAGGTGCTGCGGGAGTACCCGGCAGCGAGGTACGCGAGCCCGAAGCAGGCGTGGGCCGCACTGCTGACCGACCGGGTGTGGGCGCGTGCGACGTTCCGGCAGCACGAGCTGTACGCGAAGAAGGCGCCGGTGTACGCGTTCGAGTTCGCTGACCGGGGTGCGGCCACGGATCCGGAGTTCCCGGCCGAGCTGCACGGGGCGAACCACTCGTCGGACATCGACTACCTGTTCCCGGACGCGGACTTCGCCAAGGACCGCGGCCTGTCCGACCACATGATCAAGGCGTGGACGGACTTCGCTCGCACCGGGACGCCAGGGTGGCCTGCGTTCGCGGAGGGTCGGTACGTGCAGTCGCTGGCACCGGGGGCGATCGGGCGGGTCGACTACGCCACCGAGCACCGGTTGGCGTTCTGGAACTAG
- a CDS encoding TetR/AcrR family transcriptional regulator has product MRAKSVTEQARRAQIVNAAIATIAELDYAETSFKAIAARAGLSSTGLISYHFRNKQELVDVVFADVLERFQGFVHERMGHDSARRELRAFLSANIAFLREHRADMLAFLRIRAHAAVTDGGIADSDHVALAELLRQGQAAGEFRAFDPDVMAVFVLAMRNGVVLRSGALDLDVCERELIAAVELATGG; this is encoded by the coding sequence ATGCGAGCAAAGTCGGTGACCGAGCAGGCCCGCCGAGCCCAGATCGTCAACGCCGCCATCGCCACGATCGCGGAGCTGGACTACGCGGAGACGTCGTTCAAGGCGATCGCCGCACGGGCGGGGCTGAGCAGCACCGGGCTGATCTCGTACCACTTCCGGAACAAGCAGGAGCTCGTCGACGTGGTGTTCGCCGACGTCCTGGAGCGGTTCCAGGGCTTCGTGCACGAACGCATGGGGCACGACAGCGCGCGGCGGGAACTGCGGGCGTTCCTCAGCGCGAACATCGCGTTCCTGCGCGAGCACCGCGCCGACATGCTGGCGTTCCTGCGGATCCGGGCACACGCGGCGGTCACCGACGGTGGCATCGCCGACAGCGATCACGTGGCGCTCGCCGAGCTGCTCAGGCAGGGACAGGCGGCCGGTGAGTTCCGCGCGTTCGACCCGGACGTGATGGCGGTGTTCGTGCTCGCGATGCGCAACGGCGTCGTGCTGCGGTCCGGGGCACTCGACCTCGACGTCTGCGAGAGGGAGCTGATCGCGGCCGTCGAGCTGGCGACAGGGGGTTAG